In Thalassotalea sp. Sam97, a single window of DNA contains:
- the torA gene encoding trimethylamine-N-oxide reductase TorA yields MSISRRTFLKGLLVTSTASLVGPSLLAAAKSVAAEASNKNGVWKVSGSHWGAFRARVLAGTVQEIKPFDLDKYPTDMLKGIKGIIYSPSRIRYPMVRYDYYLKRHKSDTSQRGDFRFIRVTWDEAIDMLYQELERIQTTYGPSGLYAGHTGWRQTGQVHSCGNHMFRAVAMHGNFVRKVGDYSTGAGQTILPYVMGSTEVYAQGTSWENILDNSEIVVLWANDLYKTLQVGWNCETHESYAYLEQLKQKIADKKIRVIAIDPVKSKSQNYLNCEHQYVNPQTDVALMLGMAHHLYTNDLYNKEFLNTYTLGFDKFLPYLLGEKDGIAKTPDWAASICGIDAESIKTLASDMAAKRTQIMFGWCIQRQQHGEQPYWMGAVFAAMLGYIGLPGGGVSYGHHYSGIGVSSTGAAGPGAFPGIPDSEDDIKHKSNDFKGASSVIPVARWIDMLLNPGQTIDANGSKVTFPDVRMAMFSGNNPWHHHQDKNKMKKAFRKLETVVAIDFSWNATCRFADIVLPACTQYERNDIDLYGSYSGRGVIAMHKLVDPLYQSKTDFEIFTMFCKRMGTDRKYTQNRDEMEWVKYLYNGCVEANKGKFDMPAFDEFWQKGVVDFGTGALWTRLADFREDPELNSLGTPSGFIEIFSRKIERFGYDDCPGHPIWMEKAERSHGGPGSDKYSLGLQSCHPDKRLHSQMCESTDFRNTYTVQGREPVFINPEDAKSRNIQNGDLVRVYNDRGQLIAGAVIDANYPPGLIRIQEGAWYGPLDEKIGSIDTYGDPNTLTMDIGTSKLAQACSAFTCLVEIEKFKGDAPAVTAFNQPTEITE; encoded by the coding sequence ATGAGCATTTCAAGACGCACATTTTTAAAGGGTCTGTTAGTAACCAGTACCGCTTCGTTAGTTGGACCAAGTTTACTTGCCGCGGCTAAATCAGTCGCTGCAGAAGCTAGTAATAAAAACGGTGTTTGGAAAGTGTCCGGATCACATTGGGGCGCTTTTAGAGCAAGAGTTTTAGCTGGCACAGTACAAGAGATAAAACCGTTTGATTTAGATAAATACCCTACCGACATGCTCAAAGGCATTAAAGGGATCATTTACAGCCCTTCGCGGATCCGTTACCCCATGGTACGTTACGATTATTACCTTAAACGCCATAAAAGTGATACCAGTCAGCGGGGCGACTTCCGCTTTATTCGGGTTACCTGGGATGAAGCCATCGATATGCTTTATCAAGAGCTTGAACGTATACAAACCACTTATGGGCCTTCGGGTTTATATGCTGGTCATACAGGGTGGAGACAAACGGGCCAAGTGCACAGCTGTGGTAATCATATGTTTCGTGCCGTAGCCATGCACGGCAACTTTGTTCGCAAAGTTGGCGACTATTCAACTGGCGCGGGACAAACCATTTTACCCTATGTGATGGGCTCTACCGAAGTCTACGCGCAAGGCACCTCGTGGGAAAATATTTTAGATAACAGTGAGATTGTAGTCTTATGGGCTAATGATCTTTATAAGACACTGCAAGTAGGTTGGAATTGTGAAACACATGAATCGTATGCTTACCTTGAACAATTAAAACAAAAAATTGCCGATAAAAAGATCCGCGTGATCGCCATCGATCCAGTGAAAAGTAAATCGCAGAATTACCTTAATTGCGAACACCAATATGTGAATCCGCAAACTGACGTCGCCTTAATGCTGGGCATGGCCCATCATCTGTATACAAATGATTTATACAATAAAGAATTCCTCAACACCTATACACTCGGCTTTGATAAGTTTCTACCTTATTTACTTGGTGAAAAGGACGGCATCGCCAAAACCCCTGACTGGGCAGCATCCATTTGCGGTATTGACGCTGAGAGCATCAAAACCCTTGCAAGTGACATGGCAGCCAAACGTACTCAAATCATGTTTGGCTGGTGTATACAGCGCCAACAGCACGGTGAGCAACCGTATTGGATGGGCGCGGTATTCGCAGCGATGCTTGGCTACATCGGTTTGCCCGGGGGCGGTGTCAGCTATGGTCACCACTATTCGGGCATTGGCGTATCTTCAACAGGTGCAGCGGGGCCAGGTGCCTTTCCAGGCATCCCTGATTCAGAAGACGACATAAAGCATAAGAGTAACGATTTTAAAGGCGCAAGTTCTGTAATCCCCGTTGCTAGATGGATTGACATGTTACTTAATCCTGGCCAAACCATTGACGCCAATGGTTCAAAAGTGACATTCCCTGATGTACGGATGGCGATGTTTTCAGGTAATAACCCTTGGCATCACCATCAAGACAAAAATAAGATGAAAAAGGCATTTCGTAAGCTCGAAACCGTTGTCGCGATTGACTTTTCATGGAATGCTACTTGCCGCTTTGCAGACATTGTTCTACCAGCCTGTACGCAGTATGAACGTAACGACATTGATCTCTATGGTAGTTACTCAGGTCGTGGCGTTATCGCTATGCACAAGTTAGTTGATCCACTTTATCAATCTAAAACAGACTTTGAGATATTTACCATGTTCTGTAAACGCATGGGAACAGACCGTAAATACACACAAAATAGAGACGAAATGGAATGGGTCAAGTACCTGTACAACGGTTGTGTCGAAGCAAATAAAGGTAAATTTGACATGCCTGCATTTGATGAGTTTTGGCAAAAAGGTGTAGTTGACTTCGGTACCGGCGCTTTATGGACTCGACTCGCTGATTTTCGCGAAGATCCAGAGCTAAACTCACTTGGCACACCATCAGGATTTATCGAAATTTTTTCTCGTAAGATTGAACGGTTTGGGTACGATGATTGCCCTGGTCACCCCATTTGGATGGAAAAAGCAGAGCGCTCTCATGGCGGTCCAGGATCTGACAAATATTCACTGGGCTTACAGTCATGTCATCCTGATAAGCGTTTACACTCACAGATGTGCGAGTCGACCGATTTTCGTAATACCTACACCGTACAAGGTAGAGAGCCAGTATTTATTAACCCTGAAGACGCTAAATCGCGAAATATCCAAAACGGAGATTTAGTGCGTGTATATAACGACCGGGGACAACTCATCGCTGGCGCAGTCATCGACGCCAATTACCCACCAGGCTTAATTCGTATTCAAGAGGGAGCATGGTATGGTCCTCTAGATGAAAAGATAGGTTCTATTGATACTTACGGCGACCCAAACACACTGACAATGGATATTGGCACGTCAAAGCTAGCGCAAGCATGTAGCGCCTTCACTTGTTTAGTTGAGATTGAAAAATTCAAAGGGGATGCCCCCGCAGTAACCGCGTTTAATCAGCCTACGGAGATAACGGAATGA
- a CDS encoding IS256 family transposase, translated as MTNLTLNSKQIQAALDSLIQKPGGLNQVLELALNSFMKAERTEYLRSSQGNKGNGYRPVAGLGIGDALSLQVPRDRLNQFKPWILNVMKEQSDTLNELCFELYAKGLTTREIESITESIYGQQLTRSAVSRITKSLYEEMEDFRKQKLCDYYPIIYLDATFIKTKRETVSSEAYYIVLAVKHDMTREVIGIYNAPTESAANWDDILLDLKERGLKQIDLAVIDNLSGLDSAIERHYQCKIQKCVLHMKRNILKKVKKSHRGEVADDLRFVFNLDDQSDDREELMIRARWLYEKWGKRYSNFKMFIDKPYLQYYATYLDFEPIIRNMIYTTNWIERLNKSFKRTLKIRNSMPSVDSVLTILSKVALDMNKTTYQYPISRFEKSNLFN; from the coding sequence ATGACTAATTTAACGCTGAATAGTAAGCAAATTCAAGCAGCATTAGATTCTTTAATCCAAAAGCCAGGTGGTCTAAATCAGGTATTAGAGCTCGCCCTTAATTCATTTATGAAAGCTGAGCGAACGGAATACCTAAGATCTTCTCAAGGTAACAAAGGCAATGGCTATAGACCTGTGGCAGGCTTAGGTATAGGTGATGCTCTATCTTTACAGGTACCTCGTGATCGATTAAATCAATTCAAGCCTTGGATCCTCAATGTCATGAAAGAGCAAAGCGATACACTGAACGAACTTTGTTTTGAGCTTTATGCCAAGGGGCTTACAACTCGAGAAATTGAATCAATAACTGAATCTATCTATGGCCAACAGCTCACTCGAAGCGCCGTATCGCGCATTACTAAGAGCCTATATGAGGAAATGGAAGACTTCAGAAAACAGAAGTTATGCGATTATTACCCCATCATTTATCTCGATGCGACATTTATCAAAACAAAGCGTGAAACGGTTTCTAGCGAAGCCTACTATATCGTTTTAGCGGTAAAGCACGACATGACTCGTGAAGTGATTGGTATTTACAATGCACCGACCGAATCAGCAGCCAATTGGGATGACATCTTGTTAGATTTAAAGGAGCGTGGCCTCAAGCAAATCGACCTTGCTGTGATTGATAACCTATCGGGCTTAGATTCGGCCATTGAACGGCATTATCAATGTAAAATTCAAAAGTGCGTCTTACATATGAAACGCAACATCTTAAAAAAAGTGAAGAAGTCTCATCGTGGTGAAGTCGCTGATGATTTGAGGTTTGTCTTTAATTTAGATGATCAATCAGATGACCGTGAAGAACTTATGATCCGCGCTCGGTGGTTATATGAGAAGTGGGGTAAGAGATATTCTAACTTTAAGATGTTTATTGATAAGCCGTACTTGCAGTATTACGCCACATACTTGGACTTTGAGCCGATCATCCGCAATATGATTTATACTACCAACTGGATTGAACGATTAAATAAATCATTCAAACGAACGTTAAAAATAAGGAATTCCATGCCAAGTGTTGATTCTGTATTAACCATTCTAAGTAAGGTAGCACTGGATATGAATAAAACGACTTACCAATACCCGATAAGTCGCTTTGAGAAAAGTAACTTGTTTAACTAG
- the torD gene encoding molecular chaperone TorD, which translates to MTEAHLVEIRASIYWWFATLLSKELTQSQFTGYANSEGANLLNQLALEPMLRKDVDAIKQSLAKLNLHKHPYLECKAEFSQLFLMDNKTGAPPYASIYLSEQELMFQQAHNEMVALLKQQGLAIVDEFNEPADHIAIQLDYLGNLVLATLQASDSRQVCKQQLDFIENKILIWLPLFLARMTRINNSGFYQNICQLLHSYLLLEVELLRDNIKA; encoded by the coding sequence ATGACCGAAGCCCACTTGGTTGAGATCAGAGCCAGTATATATTGGTGGTTTGCCACCTTATTAAGTAAAGAGTTAACACAAAGCCAATTTACTGGATATGCAAATAGCGAAGGAGCTAATTTACTCAACCAACTAGCACTGGAGCCTATGCTGAGAAAAGACGTCGACGCAATCAAACAGTCGTTGGCTAAACTTAACCTGCACAAACACCCTTACCTTGAGTGTAAAGCAGAGTTTAGCCAACTCTTTCTGATGGACAATAAAACGGGCGCGCCACCATATGCGTCGATCTATTTATCAGAGCAAGAGTTAATGTTCCAACAAGCACACAATGAAATGGTTGCATTGCTAAAACAGCAAGGATTGGCGATCGTCGATGAGTTTAATGAACCTGCAGATCATATAGCCATCCAACTGGACTATTTAGGAAACTTGGTTTTAGCAACATTACAAGCCAGCGATAGCAGGCAGGTTTGCAAACAGCAGTTGGATTTTATCGAGAATAAAATTCTTATTTGGTTACCTTTATTTCTCGCAAGAATGACTCGCATTAACAATTCTGGTTTTTATCAAAACATTTGCCAGCTGTTACATAGTTATTTATTACTTGAAGTAGAATTGTTGCGTGATAATATAAAAGCGTAA